ATGCGCGGCGGGAGGCTACGCGCCGGCTTCGACGACGGAGTGGTCGCCGAGATCGACCTGGCCCTTCACGCCCTTCACCCGCGCCTCGCTGCCGATGAGCGAGTCGTGCAGGTCCGCGCCCTCGATGGTGGACCTGGCGCCCACGATGGTGTCGCGCAGCCTGCTCCCCCGCACCGTCACGCCGGCCGAGAGCGTCACGTTGGGCCCGATCTCGCAGTCCTCCAGCGTCACGCCGTCTGCCACGTGCACCGGCTCGTGCACCGTCACGCCGTCCTTGGCGGCCGGGCTCCTGCCGCGCGAGGTGGAGAGGACGTGCAGGTTGGTCTCCAGCAGCGTCTCGGGCTTGCCTGCGTCGTACCAGCCCTCCACGGCCACCGTCTTGATCTTGGCGCCGTGGTCCACCATGTACTGGAACGCGTCGGTCAGGTAGTACTCGCCCGAGGCCCCGGGCTTGGAGCTCATCACGTGGTGGATGCCCTCGAAGAGCAGCTTGTGGTCGCGGATGTAGTAGAGCCCGATGTTGGCGAACTTGCTGACGGGCTCGCTGGGCTTCTCGATGATCTCGCGCATATTGCCTTCGTCGTCGGTCACGATGACGCCGAAGCGCTGGTAGTCCTCCACCTCCTTGGCCCAGATCACGCCCGCCACGTCGTCCGGCAGCGTCTTCACGATGGAGAGGTCGGCGTCGAACAGCGTGTCCACGAAGATGATGAGCAGCTCGTCGTCGGCATACGGCTCCGCCAGCTCCACGGCGCCGGCGGTGCCGTTCTGCACCGGCTGCTCCACGTACACGGCCTTGAAGTCCGGGTACTCCGTCTCCATGTACTGCTGCACCTTCTCCTTGAGGTGCCCCGTGATCACCACCGCCTCGTGCACGCCCAGCTCGCGCAGGTCGTCCAGGATGTAGCTCATCACCGGCTTGTCGGCCACCTTCAGCAGCGGCTTGGGCGTGACGTGCGTGTGCGGGCGAAGACGCGTGCCCTTGCCGGCCAGCGGGATGACGACTTTCACTCTGGGCTCTCCGTTGGATTCTGTTTGGGTCGGGATGGCGCGGCGTCCGCCCCGGCACGCCGCCGCCCGCCGCCGAGCACGTTCCGTACCGGCTCCGCGTGCAAGCCGGACGGTGGCCGACCTGCGAGATGCGAGATGCGTGGCCGCCTCGCCCGGCGCGCCGCCTGGCCACCGGCGGCGCCAACATACCCGCCCCTCCGCGACACCGTCAAACCTCCCCGGATGCCCGGCGGATGTAGCCTCGCTCACCAACCGCAGGGCTCGCATCTCCCGATCGCTCGCACACCCGGCGCCGCAGGGCTGCGAGCGCCCACAAGCTTCGGAAGATGCCAATCCGGCCGACACGCCGCCAGGCGCGTAAACGCGCGGGCTACGACGGCGCGAAGACCGCTCCGCGGCTGCGACGGAGAGGACCTACCGCTCCGGACCGTGCCACCCGACCCGAAGGATTCCCCCGCGCTACACGCTCCCCTCACCACACCACCGACACCGAGCTAAACCACGCCCCTGCAAGCAGTTCTCCCCTCTCCCGCTTGCGGGGGAGGGGCCGGGGGAGGGGGCACCGCTTCCGCCCGCCACACATCCACGGCATCCGCTCCATCCCCTTGCAGGCCAGGAATTTGCCGCACCCGGAGGGTATCTCCACAAGCAGGGCGCGCCGGGCCGGATTGCCCGCTTCTTGCACGCGCCCGAGCACGACGCCCCGAGCGGCGTTACGTTGTCCGCGACCCACCAGACCGACCGGACGCCGAACTTGAGATCCATGCCCACCAAGCCCGCCGCCACGCCCGAGCAGCCCGCGCCACCCGCGCTCCCGGAGCGCATCCCGGTGCTGCCCATCCGGAGCACCATCGTGTTCCCCATGGGCGCCACCGCGCTCCAGATCGGGTTCGCGCCCAACGTGGAGGCGCTGCTGGCCAACCCCGGCCGCGACCAGGTGGTGGCGATCGTGGCCACCAGCGACGACGACTTCCCGCTCGACCCCGCCACCATGCAGAAGGTGGGCGTGGCCGTGCGCGTGCTGGACCGGCTGAACCTGCCCGGCGGCACCATCCAGGCCACGCTCCAGGGCCTGCGCCGCCTGCACCTGGACGACGTGCGCCTGGAGGACGCCGGCTACTACACGGCCGCCCCCCGCCACGTGGAAGAGACCGTCCCGCCCGCCGAGGTGACGGACGAGCTGGTGGAGAAGATCCTGAACACGCTGGGCGGCGTGGCGGCCAAGGTCGAGCGCATCCCCGACGAGGTGCCGCGGGTGCTACGCATGAACCTGAGCGACCCCGGCCGCTTCGCAGACCTGGCCGCCACGCTCTGCAACCTGAAGCTGCCCGACCGCGACGACGTGCTCCAGGCGCTGGACGTGGCCGACCGGCTCCGCGTGGTGCTCGCCGCCCTGGAGGAGACGTGGGACCGCGTGCGCGCCATCGAGGACGGCACCGCCGGCCCCGAGCAGCCGTCCGAGGGCCAGCCGCGCGACCGCCCGGCCGAGATCCGCCGCCGCATCCAGGCGCTGCAGGCTGCGCTGGGCGAGGTGGACCCCAACGAGCGCGACGCCAACGAGGCGCTGCGCCGCATTGAGCGCGCGCAGCTTCCGCAGCGCATCGCGGCCATCGCCCGTCGCGAGGCCGAGCGGCTGCGCTCTTCGGGCACCACGGCGACCGAGGCGACCGAGCTGCGCACGTACCTCGACGCGCTGGTCTCCATCCCCTGGAACCGCTGCGCGGCCAAGGGCGGCATCGACCTGGCCGAGGTCGAGAAGGCGATCGACGAGGAGCACCTGGGCGTGGACGAGGCCAAGCAGCGGCTCATGGAGGTCATCGCCGTGGCCGAGCTGCGCGGCGACCTGCGCGGGCCGATCCCGTGCATCGTGGGCCCGCCGGGCGTGGGCAAGCGCACGCTCGCCACCGCCATCGCCCGCGGGCTGGGGCGCCCGTTCGTGCGCCTGGAGCTGGGCGGCCGCGGCGAGGGGCAGCTGGTGGGCACCCGCCGCAACCGCAGCGGCGCCGCGCTGGGGAAGATCATGGCCGCCATCCGCGACGCGGGCGCCAGGGACGCGGTGTTCCTGCTGGAGGAGCTGGACGAGGTGGGCCTCGGCTCGGTGGAGGGCGACCCCGTGGAGGCGCTGGAGGAGGCGCTGGACCCGGACAACCGCGACGAGTTCGTCGACCAGTACCTCGACGCGCAGTTCGACCTCTCCGACGTCTTCTTCATCGGCACCGCGGCGGACTTCTACCGCATCCCCCGCGACCTGCGGAACCTCTTCATCGAGATCCGCATCGCCGGCTACACGCCCGAGGAGAAGATCGCCATCGCGCGCGAGTGGCTGCTGCCCCGCATCGTGGCCGAGAACGGGCTGGCGGTAGAGGACGTGCAGGTCAGCGACGAGACGCTGCTCTTCCTCACCCGCGGCTACGCGCGCGACGCGGGCGTGGGCAACCTGCGCCGCTCGCTGGCCGCCGTCATGCGCCACCTGGCCCGCCGCAAGGCCGGGGGCGAGACCGCGCCGTGGACCATCGGCACGGCGATGCTCGAGGAGATATTGGGCTACCCGCGCTACAGCATCACCCCGGCCGAGAGCGCGCCCGAGGTGGGCGTGGTCACCGGCCTGGCGTGGACCGCCTCCGGCGGCGAGCTGATGTTCATCGAGGCGCTGAAGATGCCGGGCACCGGGCGCCTCATCATCACCGGCCTGCTGGGCGACGTGATGCGCGAGTCGGTGAACGCCGCGTTCAGCTACGTGCGCTCACGGGCCGAGGCGCTGGGCATCCCCAACGAGGCGTTCGGCGACAACGACATCCACGTGCACTTCCCGGTGGGCGCCACGCCCAAGGACGGCCCCTCGGCCGGCGCGGCGGTCACGCTCGCCATCGCCTCGTCGCTCAGCGAGCGCCCGGTGCGGCACGACGTGTCGCTCACCGGCGAGGTCACGCTGCGCGGCAAGATCCTGGAGATCGGCGGGCTCAAGGAGAAGGTGCTGGCCGCGTACCGCGCCGGCCTGCGCCGCGTGATCCTGCCCACGGCCAACCGCCGCGACCTGCGCGACGTGCCGGCCGACGTGCGCGAGAAGATGGAGTTCCACTTCGTGGACCGCATGGACGAGGTGCTGGACATGGCGCTGCTGGAGCACCCGGTGGGCACGCAGTACCTCAAGGACGACTCCGCCCGCCCCTCCGCCCGCCCGGAGAAGCAGGCGGCCGACGCCCCGCGCGCCATGGGCTGACGCCTCCCCCCTCCCTCGTCCGGCAGACGGAGGGGCGATGCTGGAGCGATGAAACCCGGGATCGGGCGCGGCATGCCGCGCCCGATCTTCATTCGCCGCTTGTCACGAGTGCCGCTCACGCCAATATTTCAGGCCACGGCACGCGCGCCTCGCCTCACGGCAGCGGCGGGGGCGGCGTGGTGTTCGACGGCGGCGGCGTCACGATCGTCCCGCTGCCCAGGATGCCGTTGTCGTGCACGGCCGGCGCCCCGCGCTCCGGCACGGCCGGCGCGGTGGGCGAGGAGCCGCACGCCGCGAGCACCGCCGCGGCGGCGAGCACGGCCAGGCCGCGGAAGTGGACGGAGAGGACGGCGCGCGCGGAGCTGTGGTGGTTCGTCATGGTGGTCCTCCTGAAAAGATGGTTTGGTGGGTGGATTGTCGTGGATGGATCTGGGCCGCGGCGGAGCCGCCGGGGCCGGCGGAGTGCAGGCGCGCTAGGTCATCCGTCCTCCTCTTCGAAGTTTCCCTTCCCGCGGCCGGGCACCATGCCCGGGCCGCGTCTCACAAGCTCCGGCGCGGCCCGCACGAAATCCGCACGGCCGCCGCACGGTCCCTCCGCACCGCCCCCTTCCCATGGTTTTGACGGCTTGACCGACGGATTTTCCCTCCGCATCCTGGGCGCGCCCGCGCTGGTGTGCCGCGGCGTGCCTTGCGCCGCCGGGCTGCGGCGCAAGGACCTGGCGCTGCTGGTCTACCTGCGCGTGGAGCACGGCCGGGCGCATCCGCGCGCGCGCCTGGCGGCCTTGCTGTGGGGAGAGACCGACGAGGACCGCGCGCGGCACTCGCTCACTCAGGCGCTGGGCCGCGTGCAGAAGGTGCTGGGGAGCGCCGCGATGGGCTTCGAGCACGATGCCGTGCGCTGGACGGCGCCGCTGCCGTGCGACCTGGACTGGATGGAGGGAGATGCGCACCCGGCCTGCTCCGCCGGGTGGACGGCCGCGTTCCTCGACGGGTTCGGGGCAGGCGCGGGGGCGCGCGACTTCGAGGAGTGGGCCGACGGCGCGCGCGAGCGGGTGCGGCGGGCGCAGGGCGCGCTGCTGGAGGGGTGGGGCGCGGCTGCGGAGGCCGCAGGCGAGTGGGAAGCGGCGTGGCGGCTGGCGGACCGGGCCGTGGCGGTGGACCGGCTGCGCGAGCAGGCCCACCGCCGCCTCATGCGCGCGCTGGCCGCACGCGGCGAGGCGAACCTGGCGCTGCGCCACTACCAGGACTTCGCCGCCTGGCTGGACGAGGAGATCGGCGGCGCCCCCGACGCGGAGACCACCGCCCTCGCCCGCGAGCTCCGCACCTCCGTTGCCAGGCCCGCCGTCCTCGAGAGAATCCCGGAGCCGCGCATCCCGCCTGTGGCGCTGGCGGACGTCGCTCCGCTTCTCGACACGGTAGATGCACCGCTGCCGGAAGATGCGGCGCTTTCTCACACGTCGTCTCTACCCAGGACGCCTGCCATCACGCCTCAAAGGTCAGCGGCCGAAGGGTTCGCCGCTGTGGAGGAAGATGCGGAGCACTCCGGAGATGAGCATACCCGAGATGCGGATGATGTAGACGCGGCGCGAGCGGCCGAAGATCGAAGGGATGCAGCGGATACGCACTTCACCACGCTCTCCGGGCGCGCAGCCGGGACGGAAGGCACGGACGATCTGCAGCCACGTGCCGATCCGGTGCGGCGATTCCGCACCGTCCACGCCGTTGCGACGGCTCTGCTGATGCTGGCGGTGGTCGCCCTGCCGCTCGCCTTGCATCGGGGGAGCGGTGCGGCGGAGATGCGGGATGCGCCGGCGGTGGCGCCGCCCGGCTACGGCGAGGTGATCCGGGTCGCGGGGCACGCCGCGGCGTACCTGTTCATGGGCGACACCGTGTACGAGTACCCGGACTCGGCCACGCTGCGGGCGTGCACGGGCGGCTGGCCCGACGTGGCGCGCGAGGTGCCCACTCTGCCGCGGCTGCCGCGCCGCGTCCTTCCGTCGGTGAACGACCGGCCGTGGATGGGCAGCGCCACGCCCATCGTCTCCGACCACCCCAGCGACAAGACCGCGTACGTGGCGGTGGGGTGCGTGCGTGTGGGCATCCCGAACCCGCCCACGTTCGAGAGCATCTTCGGGCATGGCGGGTGGGACCGGATGATCGAGGTGCCGGACTCCGTGGTGCACAGCCTGCCGCGCCTGTTCGTCGCGCGCGGGCACCCGGTGCGCCCCGCGGGCACGCTCCTGCGCAGCCGCGACGGCCGCGTGCGCTGGATCCTCTTCCACGGTGGCGCTGCG
This genomic window from Longimicrobiaceae bacterium contains:
- a CDS encoding sugar phosphate nucleotidyltransferase, translating into MKVVIPLAGKGTRLRPHTHVTPKPLLKVADKPVMSYILDDLRELGVHEAVVITGHLKEKVQQYMETEYPDFKAVYVEQPVQNGTAGAVELAEPYADDELLIIFVDTLFDADLSIVKTLPDDVAGVIWAKEVEDYQRFGVIVTDDEGNMREIIEKPSEPVSKFANIGLYYIRDHKLLFEGIHHVMSSKPGASGEYYLTDAFQYMVDHGAKIKTVAVEGWYDAGKPETLLETNLHVLSTSRGRSPAAKDGVTVHEPVHVADGVTLEDCEIGPNVTLSAGVTVRGSRLRDTIVGARSTIEGADLHDSLIGSEARVKGVKGQVDLGDHSVVEAGA
- the lon gene encoding endopeptidase La; the encoded protein is MPTKPAATPEQPAPPALPERIPVLPIRSTIVFPMGATALQIGFAPNVEALLANPGRDQVVAIVATSDDDFPLDPATMQKVGVAVRVLDRLNLPGGTIQATLQGLRRLHLDDVRLEDAGYYTAAPRHVEETVPPAEVTDELVEKILNTLGGVAAKVERIPDEVPRVLRMNLSDPGRFADLAATLCNLKLPDRDDVLQALDVADRLRVVLAALEETWDRVRAIEDGTAGPEQPSEGQPRDRPAEIRRRIQALQAALGEVDPNERDANEALRRIERAQLPQRIAAIARREAERLRSSGTTATEATELRTYLDALVSIPWNRCAAKGGIDLAEVEKAIDEEHLGVDEAKQRLMEVIAVAELRGDLRGPIPCIVGPPGVGKRTLATAIARGLGRPFVRLELGGRGEGQLVGTRRNRSGAALGKIMAAIRDAGARDAVFLLEELDEVGLGSVEGDPVEALEEALDPDNRDEFVDQYLDAQFDLSDVFFIGTAADFYRIPRDLRNLFIEIRIAGYTPEEKIAIAREWLLPRIVAENGLAVEDVQVSDETLLFLTRGYARDAGVGNLRRSLAAVMRHLARRKAGGETAPWTIGTAMLEEILGYPRYSITPAESAPEVGVVTGLAWTASGGELMFIEALKMPGTGRLIITGLLGDVMRESVNAAFSYVRSRAEALGIPNEAFGDNDIHVHFPVGATPKDGPSAGAAVTLAIASSLSERPVRHDVSLTGEVTLRGKILEIGGLKEKVLAAYRAGLRRVILPTANRRDLRDVPADVREKMEFHFVDRMDEVLDMALLEHPVGTQYLKDDSARPSARPEKQAADAPRAMG
- a CDS encoding bacterial transcriptional activator domain-containing protein; its protein translation is MTDGFSLRILGAPALVCRGVPCAAGLRRKDLALLVYLRVEHGRAHPRARLAALLWGETDEDRARHSLTQALGRVQKVLGSAAMGFEHDAVRWTAPLPCDLDWMEGDAHPACSAGWTAAFLDGFGAGAGARDFEEWADGARERVRRAQGALLEGWGAAAEAAGEWEAAWRLADRAVAVDRLREQAHRRLMRALAARGEANLALRHYQDFAAWLDEEIGGAPDAETTALARELRTSVARPAVLERIPEPRIPPVALADVAPLLDTVDAPLPEDAALSHTSSLPRTPAITPQRSAAEGFAAVEEDAEHSGDEHTRDADDVDAARAAEDRRDAADTHFTTLSGRAAGTEGTDDLQPRADPVRRFRTVHAVATALLMLAVVALPLALHRGSGAAEMRDAPAVAPPGYGEVIRVAGHAAAYLFMGDTVYEYPDSATLRACTGGWPDVAREVPTLPRLPRRVLPSVNDRPWMGSATPIVSDHPSDKTAYVAVGCVRVGIPNPPTFESIFGHGGWDRMIEVPDSVVHSLPRLFVARGHPVRPAGTLLRSRDGRVRWILFHGGAADASPRALAAHCRAPSDALAATDAEFNYYRPHRRILTSSGPCAPTRTASTNQD